One region of Termitidicoccus mucosus genomic DNA includes:
- a CDS encoding deoxyhypusine synthase family protein codes for MSTKPKKTKSQSPSNAELAAKKGPISKFIAHHYRHFNAAALVDAAKGYEAHLGKGGKMLVTVAGAMSTAELGITLAEMIRKDKIHAIVCTGANLEEDIFNLVAHDYYERVPHYRDLTPADEQALLDRHMNRVTDTCIPEMEAMRRIENVVLDEWVKADRAGERYFPHEFMYKILRGGKLKKSYQIDPKNSWMLAAAEKNLPIIVPGWEDATLGNMYAGHVIGGDVKNVHTVRTGIEYMMWLAEWYTKTAKNLRDGNGSIGFFQIGGGIAGDFPICVVPMLHQDLQREDVPLWGYFCQISDSTTSYGSYSGAVPNEKITWGKLGERTPKYIIESDATIVAPLVFSWVLGK; via the coding sequence ATGAGCACGAAGCCAAAGAAAACAAAGTCCCAATCCCCTTCCAACGCCGAGCTCGCCGCCAAAAAAGGTCCGATCTCGAAATTTATCGCGCACCACTACCGCCACTTCAACGCCGCCGCGCTCGTCGATGCCGCCAAAGGCTACGAGGCGCACCTCGGCAAGGGCGGCAAGATGCTCGTCACCGTCGCCGGCGCCATGTCCACCGCCGAACTCGGCATCACGCTCGCCGAGATGATCCGCAAGGACAAGATCCACGCCATCGTCTGCACCGGCGCGAATCTGGAGGAGGACATTTTTAATCTCGTCGCGCATGACTACTACGAGCGCGTGCCGCACTACCGCGACCTCACGCCCGCCGACGAACAGGCGCTGCTCGACCGCCACATGAACCGTGTCACCGACACCTGCATCCCCGAAATGGAAGCCATGCGCCGCATCGAAAACGTCGTGCTCGATGAATGGGTGAAGGCCGACCGCGCCGGCGAGCGTTATTTTCCACACGAGTTCATGTATAAGATCCTCCGCGGCGGAAAATTGAAAAAATCATACCAGATCGACCCGAAAAATTCCTGGATGCTCGCCGCCGCCGAGAAGAACCTTCCCATCATCGTGCCCGGCTGGGAGGACGCCACGCTCGGCAACATGTATGCCGGCCACGTGATCGGCGGCGACGTGAAAAACGTGCACACCGTGCGCACCGGCATCGAATACATGATGTGGCTCGCCGAGTGGTACACCAAGACGGCAAAGAACCTCCGCGACGGAAACGGCTCCATCGGCTTCTTCCAGATCGGCGGCGGCATCGCCGGTGATTTCCCGATCTGCGTCGTGCCCATGCTGCACCAGGATCTCCAGCGCGAGGACGTGCCGCTCTGGGGTTATTTTTGCCAGATCAGCGACTCGACCACCAGCTACGGCAGCTACTCCGGCGCGGTGCCGAATGAAAAAATCACCTGGGGCAAGCTCGGCGAGCGCACGCCGAAATATATCATCGAAAGCGACGCCACCATCGTCGCGCCGCTGGTGTTCTCCTGGGTCCTTGGAAAATAA
- a CDS encoding YMGG-like glycine zipper-containing protein has product MKKSHLLLSAILVFSGATTAAFGASSSGLQRAGGPPPHGDGHFHHPGPRPAPPPRYYRPAPVYHGGYYARPWRPYWARYYPGYYWGTGYWGPSYGVSVVYDVGSSNSYNDGTYTAAGAVIGGVAGAIIGNNSGSYRNGWNSWSGAVVGAGLGAIAGSIADNNAARSRQQQAVEQQLNAQQIQQAERARQTAPAAGQAPQNVTIINNYYGGASSMSSANSLFGR; this is encoded by the coding sequence ATGAAAAAGAGCCATCTCCTTCTCTCCGCCATCCTCGTCTTTTCCGGTGCGACAACCGCTGCCTTCGGCGCGAGTTCCAGCGGGCTGCAGCGCGCAGGGGGCCCGCCACCCCACGGCGACGGACATTTCCATCATCCTGGTCCCCGCCCCGCCCCGCCGCCGCGTTACTACCGCCCCGCGCCGGTTTATCACGGCGGTTACTATGCGCGGCCATGGCGTCCGTATTGGGCGCGGTATTATCCAGGTTATTATTGGGGAACAGGTTATTGGGGGCCGTCCTATGGCGTCAGCGTGGTTTACGACGTGGGCAGTTCCAATTCCTACAATGACGGGACCTATACCGCCGCCGGCGCGGTCATTGGCGGCGTGGCGGGCGCCATCATCGGCAATAACTCCGGCTCCTACCGCAACGGCTGGAACTCCTGGTCCGGTGCCGTCGTTGGCGCGGGCCTCGGTGCGATTGCCGGAAGCATCGCCGACAACAACGCCGCCCGCAGCCGTCAGCAGCAGGCTGTCGAGCAACAGCTTAACGCGCAACAGATCCAGCAGGCCGAGCGCGCCCGGCAGACCGCTCCAGCGGCTGGACAGGCCCCGCAAAATGTCACCATCATCAACAACTACTACGGTGGCGCCAGCTCCATGAGCTCGGCCAATTCGCTCTTCGGCCGCTGA
- a CDS encoding lytic transglycosylase domain-containing protein, which yields MRRRFTMLLSVALAAIPCPLLPDAAAGKSSAPAAGTSGTTPPKPAPRPLTQADFDALYELGSQLFEDYAPDQIKEHYQFLTKDEWNAFTAGLQRSLSAGSFEELAALEPEASRTLAGMRLMPEFSDYADWLAERLDLIESARQALNQPPPHPRPPPLLARPPASKPPPAKTPAPALPSPSLAEGGWRPLALPFTTKPLPPHSPVPYYDIWLDRLRARPAPLNAAQLIPLLKVIFHAEKVPAELVWLAEVESSFNADARSPVGARGLFQLMPATAKAFGLRTWPFDERTQPGKSARAAAQLLRRLHDRFDSWPLALAAYNAGEGRVAAALKKTPGATAFADIAEKLPAETRLYVPKVLATITVRENVPLSRFAPTVLPASPNIVYPPPLLSFLP from the coding sequence ATGAGACGCCGCTTCACCATGCTGCTCTCCGTCGCGCTGGCGGCGATCCCTTGCCCGCTGCTGCCCGATGCCGCAGCGGGCAAATCGTCCGCGCCCGCCGCCGGCACTTCCGGCACGACTCCGCCGAAACCCGCGCCGCGCCCGCTCACGCAGGCCGATTTCGACGCGCTCTACGAACTCGGCAGCCAGCTTTTCGAGGACTACGCGCCCGACCAGATCAAGGAGCACTACCAGTTTCTCACCAAGGACGAGTGGAACGCCTTCACCGCCGGGTTGCAGCGATCCCTCTCCGCCGGCTCGTTCGAGGAGCTCGCCGCGCTCGAACCCGAGGCCAGCCGCACGCTCGCGGGCATGCGCCTCATGCCCGAATTCTCCGACTACGCCGACTGGCTGGCCGAACGCCTCGACTTGATCGAAAGCGCGCGCCAGGCGCTCAACCAGCCGCCGCCGCATCCGCGTCCGCCGCCCCTGCTCGCCCGCCCGCCCGCCTCGAAACCCCCGCCGGCAAAAACACCCGCGCCCGCCCTGCCCTCGCCCTCGCTTGCGGAAGGCGGATGGCGGCCGCTGGCCCTGCCGTTCACCACCAAGCCGCTGCCGCCGCATTCGCCCGTGCCCTATTACGATATCTGGCTCGACCGGCTTCGCGCCCGGCCCGCGCCGCTCAACGCCGCGCAGCTCATCCCGCTGCTCAAGGTCATTTTCCACGCCGAAAAAGTCCCCGCCGAACTCGTCTGGCTCGCCGAAGTCGAGTCGTCCTTCAACGCCGATGCGCGCAGCCCGGTCGGCGCGCGCGGACTTTTTCAGCTCATGCCCGCCACGGCCAAGGCGTTCGGCCTGCGCACGTGGCCATTCGACGAGCGCACCCAGCCCGGCAAAAGCGCCCGCGCCGCCGCGCAACTGCTCCGCCGCCTGCACGACCGCTTCGATTCCTGGCCGCTCGCGCTCGCGGCCTACAACGCCGGCGAGGGCCGCGTCGCCGCCGCGTTGAAAAAAACGCCCGGGGCGACCGCCTTCGCCGACATCGCCGAAAAGCTCCCGGCGGAGACGCGCCTCTATGTGCCGAAGGTTCTCGCCACCATCACCGTCCGCGAAAACGTCCCGCTCTCCCGCTTCGCGCCCACGGTCCTGCCCGCGAGCCCGAACATCGTCTATCCGCCGCCGCTGCTGTCGTTTTTGCCGTAA
- a CDS encoding TraB/GumN family protein: MSRGAFRSLFVLLGIAAACVLSARTSVWKVTDGGRTLYLGGTVHVLRAADFPLPREFDEAFAASSRVCFETDIERAMSFEMQRVLAEHGMYKDGTTIDKVLGPDAWAAVEAYCRKNDLPAAYLKPMKPWLLSFTLLAHALQKLDCAPDGVDSHFQKKAKAAGKQLGMLETFEQQVEFLVRMGAGHESELVLSTLEDLEGLPAMFDKMISAWRAGNEKQLAAILNDELRKEHPAIYETLMVSRNKAWLPVIEQWLRTPETEFVLVGAGHLCGDDGLLRALRDRGYAVEQIDAGSN, from the coding sequence ATGAGCCGCGGCGCATTCCGGTCCCTGTTTGTCCTGCTCGGCATCGCCGCGGCCTGCGTGCTGTCGGCGCGCACCTCGGTCTGGAAAGTGACGGATGGCGGGCGCACCCTCTATCTCGGCGGCACGGTGCATGTGCTGCGCGCGGCGGATTTTCCCCTGCCGCGCGAGTTTGACGAGGCGTTTGCCGCCTCCAGCCGCGTGTGTTTCGAAACGGACATCGAGCGGGCCATGTCGTTTGAAATGCAGCGCGTGCTCGCCGAGCACGGCATGTATAAGGACGGCACGACGATTGACAAAGTACTCGGTCCCGACGCATGGGCCGCGGTCGAGGCGTATTGCAGGAAAAACGACCTGCCCGCCGCTTATCTGAAGCCCATGAAGCCGTGGCTGCTCTCCTTCACCCTGCTGGCGCACGCGCTGCAAAAGCTCGATTGCGCGCCGGACGGCGTGGATTCGCATTTCCAAAAGAAAGCCAAGGCCGCCGGCAAGCAGCTCGGCATGCTCGAAACCTTTGAGCAACAGGTGGAATTCCTGGTGCGGATGGGTGCCGGGCATGAAAGCGAACTGGTCCTCAGCACGCTGGAGGATTTGGAGGGACTGCCGGCCATGTTTGACAAAATGATCTCGGCCTGGCGCGCGGGAAACGAAAAACAACTCGCGGCGATTCTCAACGACGAGCTGCGCAAGGAACACCCCGCCATCTACGAGACGCTCATGGTGTCGCGCAACAAGGCTTGGCTGCCTGTGATTGAGCAATGGCTGCGCACGCCGGAGACGGAATTCGTGCTGGTCGGCGCGGGACATCTTTGCGGGGACGACGGCCTGCTGCGCGCCCTCCGCGACCGCGGTTACGCGGTGGAACAGATCGACGCGGGCTCAAACTGA
- the galK gene encoding galactokinase, with translation MKTQVTSLFRSVFGREPEFVTRAPGRIEFIGNHTDYNGGTVLGASIDRGVWAAIAKRDDGKRRFYSKFSDTLLEFPATAPVRQTGDANWVNYPLGVIAAMPAFGLRAPGGFDFCDLSDLPPGSGMSSSAAIELSSALAFLGITGQVEKTPRETVVKIGKHAENHFVGVPCGILDQGVSGFGKKDHLVFIDCLGPRFATVPMPAGAHFWIFNTHTKHALVDGLYAARNRECMEAAKALGVSLLVETSLPALEASREKLSADAYKRARHVLEEIDRVARVTAALERGDLPVVGQLLVASHRSSQHQFENSTGTLDTLVDALVETPHVYGARLTGGGFGGAVMALTDAAFGEAEVSAVIAAYAKKHGGAKPDVLHCQTGDGAAVM, from the coding sequence ATGAAAACCCAAGTCACCTCCCTGTTCCGTTCCGTTTTCGGCCGCGAGCCTGAGTTTGTCACGCGCGCGCCGGGCCGCATCGAATTCATCGGCAACCACACCGATTACAACGGCGGCACCGTGCTCGGCGCGTCGATCGACCGCGGCGTGTGGGCGGCCATCGCAAAACGCGACGACGGGAAGCGGCGCTTTTACAGTAAATTCAGTGACACCCTGCTTGAATTTCCCGCCACCGCGCCGGTCAGGCAGACCGGCGACGCGAACTGGGTGAACTACCCGCTCGGGGTCATCGCGGCCATGCCGGCGTTCGGGCTGCGCGCGCCGGGGGGATTCGATTTCTGCGACTTGTCCGACCTGCCGCCCGGCTCGGGCATGAGCAGCAGCGCCGCCATCGAGCTTTCGTCCGCGCTGGCGTTTCTCGGCATCACCGGGCAGGTCGAAAAAACCCCGCGCGAGACCGTGGTGAAAATCGGCAAGCACGCGGAAAACCACTTCGTCGGCGTGCCCTGCGGCATCCTCGACCAGGGCGTGTCGGGCTTCGGGAAAAAGGACCATCTCGTGTTCATCGATTGCCTCGGGCCGCGCTTCGCCACCGTGCCCATGCCGGCGGGCGCGCATTTCTGGATTTTCAACACCCACACCAAGCACGCGCTCGTGGACGGGCTCTACGCCGCGCGCAACCGCGAGTGCATGGAGGCTGCGAAGGCGCTCGGCGTGTCCCTGCTGGTCGAAACCAGCCTGCCCGCGCTCGAGGCCAGCCGTGAAAAACTCTCCGCCGACGCCTACAAACGCGCCCGCCACGTGCTGGAGGAAATCGACCGGGTGGCCCGGGTGACCGCGGCGCTGGAGCGCGGCGACCTGCCCGTGGTCGGCCAGCTCCTCGTCGCCTCGCACCGCAGCTCGCAACACCAGTTTGAGAACAGCACCGGGACGCTCGACACGCTCGTGGATGCGCTCGTGGAAACGCCGCACGTCTATGGCGCGCGCCTGACCGGCGGCGGATTCGGCGGCGCGGTGATGGCGCTGACCGACGCGGCGTTTGGCGAGGCGGAAGTCTCCGCCGTGATCGCCGCCTACGCGAAAAAGCACGGCGGCGCGAAACCCGACGTGCTCCACTGCCAGACCGGCGACGGCGCGGCGGTGATGTGA
- a CDS encoding 16S rRNA (guanine(527)-N(7))-methyltransferase RsmG translates to MHRLKPFFPELAPAQWELLERMAALHREWNAKINLVSRKDIDNLEWHHYAPCVAAIKFLRLMDGATLLDAGTGGGFPGLILAALYPRARFTLADSVGKKITVVSDIAARLRLRNVEVKAIRVEALAREYDFVTGRAVTSLPAFIQLVRPRVRRGEKHSPANGIIYWKGGSLADEEAATGITPARVFSLEELLNDGCFKEKYIVHYRREDLARARPPAG, encoded by the coding sequence ATGCACCGCCTGAAACCCTTTTTCCCCGAGCTCGCCCCCGCGCAATGGGAGCTGCTCGAACGCATGGCCGCGCTGCACCGCGAGTGGAACGCGAAGATCAATCTCGTTTCGCGCAAGGACATCGACAACCTCGAATGGCACCACTACGCGCCCTGCGTCGCCGCGATAAAATTCCTGCGCCTCATGGACGGCGCCACGCTCCTCGACGCCGGCACGGGCGGCGGCTTCCCCGGGCTCATCCTCGCCGCGCTTTATCCGCGAGCACGCTTCACGCTGGCCGACTCCGTCGGCAAAAAAATCACCGTCGTCTCCGACATCGCCGCGCGCCTGCGCCTGCGCAACGTCGAGGTGAAGGCCATCCGCGTCGAGGCGCTCGCCCGCGAATACGATTTCGTGACCGGCCGCGCCGTCACCTCCCTTCCCGCTTTTATACAACTCGTCCGCCCGCGCGTCCGCCGCGGCGAAAAGCATTCGCCCGCCAACGGCATTATATATTGGAAGGGCGGCAGCCTCGCGGACGAGGAGGCCGCCACCGGCATCACCCCGGCCCGTGTGTTTTCGTTGGAGGAATTGTTAAACGACGGTTGTTTTAAGGAAAAATACATCGTCCACTACCGCCGCGAAGACCTGGCCCGCGCCAGGCCGCCCGCCGGGTGA